Proteins from one Pongo abelii isolate AG06213 chromosome 19, NHGRI_mPonAbe1-v2.0_pri, whole genome shotgun sequence genomic window:
- the TOB1 gene encoding protein Tob1, translating into MQLEIQVALNFIISYLYNKLPRRRVNIFGEELERLLKKKYEGHWYPEKPYKGSGFRCIHIGEKVDPVIEQASKESGLDIDDVRGNLPQDLSVWIDPFEVSYQIGEKGPVKVLYVDDNNENGCELDKEIKNSFNPEAQVFMPISDPASSVSSSPSPPFGHSAAVSPTFMPRSTQPLTFTTATFAATKFGSTKMKNSGRSNKVARTSPINLGLNVNDLLKQKAISSSMHSLYGLGLGSQQQPQQQQQPAQPPPPPPPLQQQQQQKTSALSPNAKEFIFPNMQGQGSSTNGMFPGDSPLNLSPLQYSNAFDVFAAYGGLNEKSFVDGLNFSLNNMQYSNQQFQPVMAN; encoded by the coding sequence ATGCAGCTTGAAATCCAAGTAGcactaaattttattatttcgTATTTGTACAATAAGCTTCCCAGGAGACGTGTCAACATTTTTGGTGAAGAACTTGAAAGACTTCTTAAGAAGAAATATGAAGGGCACTGGTATCCTGAGAAGCCATACAAAGGATCGGGGTTTAGATGTATACACATAGGGGAGAAAGTGGACCCAGTGATTGAACAAGCATCCAAAGAGAGTGGTTTGGACATTGATGATGTTCGTGGCAATCTGCCACAGGATCTTAGTGTTTGGATCGACCCATTTGAGGTTTCTTACCAAATTGGTGAAAAGGGACCAGTGAAGGTGCTTTACGTGgatgataataatgaaaatggaTGTGAGTTGGATAAGGAGATCAAAAACAGCTTTAACCCAGAGGCCCAGGTTTTTATGCCCATAAGTGACCCAGCCTCATCAGTGTCCAGCTCTCCATCGCCTCCTTTTGGTCACTCTGCTGCTGTAAGCCCTACCTTCATGCCCCGGTCCACTCAGCCTTTAACCTTTACCACTGCCACTTTTGCTGCCACCAAGTTCGGCTCTACCAAAATGAAGAATAGTGGCCGTAGCAACAAGGTTGCACGTACTTCTCCTATCAACCTCGGCTTGAATGTGAATGACCTCTTGAAGCAGAAAGCCATCTCTTCCTCAATGCACTCTCTGTATGGGCTTGGCTTGGGTAGccagcagcagccacagcaacagcagcagccagCCCAGccgccaccgccaccaccaccactacagcagcaacaacagcagaAAACCTCTGCTCTTTCTCCCAATGCcaaggaatttatttttcctaatatgcAGGGTCAAGGTAGTAGTACCAATGGAATGTTCCCAGGTGACAGCCCCCTTAACCTCAGTCCTCTCCAGTACAGTAATGCCTTTGATGTGTTTGCGGCCTATGGAGGCCTCAATGAGAAGTCTTTTGTAGATGGCTTGAATTTTAGCTTAAATAACATGCAGTATTCTAACCAGCAATTCCAGCCTGTTAtggctaactaa